One Candidatus Atelocyanobacterium thalassa isolate ALOHA genomic window, AGCCAACTACTAGCATTCCCAATACTAAAAATGGCTGAGCAATAGCTTGGTATTTTACATCATTTTTTAATGGATCTCTTAAAAAATACATATCTTGTAGTGTTATTTGTGGAATAACTAACAACAATAAAATTGTTGCATAAAGATTTTCATGAATATAAATTAGGTAAATACCAATCCCTATTTGAAATACATCAATCATCATGACGCAAATCCATGATGCTATCGTCACACCAAACATAACAGGCATAGAGTTTAATCCTAACTTAGAATCTCCTTCAATACTTTTAAAATCATTAATAATAGCAATTCCCAAACCTGAAAAGCTATAAAATAAAGTCAAAATTATAATCATATAATTCAACTCCCCAAACAAAGCATGACCTGCCCACCAAGGCAAGGCTATATAACTAGCTCCTAGGGCAAAGTTACCTAACCAGCCATTCTTTTTCAACTTCAATGGAGGAGCCGAGTATATATAGGATACGAATGCACCTCCCAACGTTAAGCATAGCATTATTGGAAATTCATGATTACTCCAAATATCTAGCCCATAACTCAATAATAATCCTAAAGTTAATAGGATTATTATTTGCGCTTTTACTTGAGGTACAGAAATAGCGCCTGAAGGGATAGGTCTATAAGGTTCATTAATAGCATCAATTTCACGATCATAAAAATCATTAAGAGTTTGAGTAAACCCTGTCATTAAAGGTCCCGACAATATCATGCAAACTATAGTTTTCAAAAAATCTTCTATTGTCCAAAAAAAGTTACCTGAGGACGCAGCTCCACATATGACTCCCCACATCAATGGGACCCAAGTAATAGGCTTTGTTAATTGTAATCTTATTTTCCAGATTGATTTTTTTTCATCAACTGCTCCCTTCATTCCTAGTAATTGACGAGCCTGTTTATTTGTTTTGTTAGTCTCAAATTTTGTAGAAGCGGACATAAGTTAAATTTAATAAATATTAGGTTACAAAATTAAAATATCTATATGTGTAAATTCATAATTAGAAATTTTTTAATGATATTTGCTAACAATTCATCTTATTAAAGATACCTTTAAAGACAGGAGTGATGATTGTTAACAAGAGTAAAGTAACTTTTAATGATACATTATTTTGAGATATA contains:
- the chlG gene encoding chlorophyll synthase ChlG, translated to MSASTKFETNKTNKQARQLLGMKGAVDEKKSIWKIRLQLTKPITWVPLMWGVICGAASSGNFFWTIEDFLKTIVCMILSGPLMTGFTQTLNDFYDREIDAINEPYRPIPSGAISVPQVKAQIIILLTLGLLLSYGLDIWSNHEFPIMLCLTLGGAFVSYIYSAPPLKLKKNGWLGNFALGASYIALPWWAGHALFGELNYMIIILTLFYSFSGLGIAIINDFKSIEGDSKLGLNSMPVMFGVTIASWICVMMIDVFQIGIGIYLIYIHENLYATILLLLVIPQITLQDMYFLRDPLKNDVKYQAIAQPFLVLGMLVVGLALGRQVI